The following proteins are co-located in the Gossypium hirsutum isolate 1008001.06 chromosome A02, Gossypium_hirsutum_v2.1, whole genome shotgun sequence genome:
- the LOC107940170 gene encoding FHA domain-containing protein At4g14490 has product MDPPPITLLMVQGPRKDETFVFQPGSAIRIGRVMRGNNLPIKDAGISSKHLSIESVSGKWILRDLGSSNGTTLNSNVLPADTAFDLHDGDTVKLGETTSILIKIEGSGGSGEEVAVVVESRRKNPPRRGKAAKNETGSSNKELENLELEKKENVRVTRSRKNEDSQNCRLDIPKVPENQEAAAKRGKGRRGGRKKNEQEEILEEKETKLTENDDTLIIKEEVDKEEEVLNPLQNEEIQVRNNEENVEHSKIGVKESCDEMENEVRESCDERVEVDLEKMTLRQWFDYLEVHLPKQILEATEEMIEDMRKKAEKVQEYMVEQKKKGKAAVG; this is encoded by the coding sequence ATGGATCCACCGCCGATTACTTTACTGATGGTTCAGGGCCCACGAAAAGACGAAACTTTCGTATTCCAACCCGGTTCCGCCATCCGAATCGGCCGGGTAATGCGTGGCAACAACCTCCCTATCAAAGACGCCGGCATTTCTTCTAAGCACCTATCGATTGAATCCGTATCCGGTAAATGGATCCTTCGAGATCTCGGATCCTCTAACGGCACTACTCTTAATTCCAATGTGCTCCCCGCGGACACTGCATTTGATCTCCACGACGGCGATACGGTGAAGCTGGGAGAGACTACGTCGATCTTGATCAAAATCGAAGGCAGTGGAGGTAGCGGAGAGGAGGTGGCGGTGGTAGTCGAGAGCCGGAGGAAGAATCCGCCGAGGAGAGGTAAGGCTGCGAAGAACGAAACAGGGAGTTCTAATAAAGAATTAGAGAatttagagttagaaaagaaggaAAATGTTAGGGTTACTAGGAGTAGGAAGAATGAGGATTCCCAGAATTGCAGGTTAGATATTCCAAAGGTTCCTGAAAATCAGGAAGCTGCGGCGAAACGAGGAAAAGGCCGCCGTGGTGGGAGGAAAAAGAACGAGCAGGAAGAAATATTagaggaaaaagaaacaaaattgacAGAGAACGATGACACTCTTATCATAAAAGAAGAAGTGGATAAGGAGGAGGAGGTGCTGAATCCATTGCAAAACGAAGAAATTCAAGTAAGAAACAATGAAGAGAACGTAGAACATTCTAAGATTGGGGTTAAGGAGAGCTGTGATGAAATGGAGAATGAAGTTAGGGAaagttgtgatgaaagggtagaaGTGGATTTGGAGAAGATGACACTAAGGCAGTGGTTTGATTACTTGGAGGTTCATTTGCCCAAGCAGATACTCGAGGCAACAGAGGAGATGATTGAAGATATGAGGAAGAAAGCTGAGAAGGTTCAAGAGTATATGGTGGAGCAGAAGAAAAAGGGTAAAGCTGCTGTGGGTTAG
- the LOC107940175 gene encoding conserved oligomeric Golgi complex subunit 3-like, with protein sequence MVDILKVEVLGEQLSRKSESLAGLRPSLERILADIHERLTFRARTYIRDEIANYIPINEDLNYPAKLEHSADVVSETAAWLTYFWRRAKVYGVEDDIAEERLGFWISHSGQTPTSHDAVDEKRRKD encoded by the exons atggttgatattcTCAAAGTTGAAGTCTTGGGAGAACAACTTAGTAGAAAGAGTGAGTCATTGGCAGGGTTACGCCCATCATTAGAAAGAATTTTGGCAGACATTCATGAACGCTTGACTTTTCGTGCTCGAACATATATCCGTGATGAG ATTGCAAATTATATCCCGATTAACGAAGACTTGAATTATCCTGCAAAACTGGAGCATTCTGCAGACGTGGTGTCAGAAACAGCT GCTTGGTTAACGTATTTCTGGAGAAGAGCCAAAGTGTATGGCGTGGAAGATGATATTGCAGAAGAGCGACTTGGGTTTTGGATTAGCCATAGTGGACAGACTCCTACTTCTCATGATGCTGTGGATG aaaagagaagaaaagactAG